One genomic segment of Methanothermococcus okinawensis IH1 includes these proteins:
- a CDS encoding CPBP family intramembrane glutamic endopeptidase, whose product MGCIIEIFNVSLLINIIFSFFAVMIYLTNLVEGLNSNKLKNIILNVVLLFDIIIAISSLYTNIDYIYKGIFLGISLLSMILLINKRLFDTCVKKLNMDMQWSKITHRIFFPLSLYVLLNPIGYTTSMGAHLMIFLNGFFQMINQLSFHILMFAYSFIGVGLGTRRGLKSCLNRLNIGIPNIKYIIAGFLAIFFFDYFVWNILPFIVKIISHILPNFDMYSKITVESSNVENTVQSIKNIAPSLMDTLILTTVVGISEELIFRGALQPRFGNIYTSLLFTVLHFQYFSVLALLEIYIISYLLGVIKEKTNTSTTAFIHIIYDFVSIWFQI is encoded by the coding sequence ATGGGTTGTATTATAGAGATATTCAATGTATCACTTTTGATAAATATTATATTTTCTTTTTTTGCAGTTATGATTTATTTGACTAATTTAGTAGAAGGTTTAAACAGTAATAAACTGAAAAATATTATTCTAAATGTTGTGCTTTTGTTTGATATAATTATAGCGATATCTTCACTATATACCAATATAGACTATATTTACAAAGGTATTTTTTTAGGAATATCTCTATTATCAATGATTTTATTAATAAACAAACGATTATTCGATACATGCGTAAAAAAGTTAAATATGGATATGCAATGGAGTAAAATAACACATAGAATATTTTTTCCATTATCACTTTATGTATTGTTAAATCCTATTGGATATACCACTTCAATGGGAGCTCACCTTATGATATTCCTAAATGGTTTTTTTCAAATGATTAATCAGTTGAGTTTTCATATTTTGATGTTTGCTTATTCTTTTATAGGCGTTGGCTTGGGAACCAGAAGAGGATTAAAAAGCTGTTTAAATAGGCTAAATATTGGTATTCCAAATATAAAATATATTATTGCTGGATTTTTGGCAATATTTTTCTTTGATTATTTTGTATGGAATATATTGCCATTTATCGTTAAAATTATATCTCATATTTTACCAAATTTTGATATGTATTCAAAAATCACAGTAGAATCTTCAAATGTAGAAAATACCGTTCAATCTATAAAAAATATTGCACCTTCATTAATGGACACTTTAATACTAACCACTGTTGTAGGTATAAGTGAAGAGCTCATATTTAGGGGAGCTCTACAACCAAGATTTGGAAATATCTACACGAGTTTATTATTTACAGTATTGCATTTCCAGTATTTTTCAGTTTTGGCATTGTTGGAGATATATATAATTAGTTATCTTTTGGGTGTTATAAAGGAAAAAACCAATACATCAACTACGGCATTTATCCATATAATTTATGATTTTGTTTCAATATGGTTCCAAATATAA
- the speB gene encoding agmatinase, whose translation MYFEDFSKYICAYSDFEDADFAIFGIPYDATTSYKPGTRFGPDEIRKASWGLETYSPVLKKDLTDIALCDLYNIIIEGAQDEIIRRSYRASKNIMKKGKVPIMMGGEHSITYPVVKAVKDTYEDFILIQFDAHCDLRDEYLGNKYSHASVIRRCFDLTNNIYQFGIRSGDKEEWEFGMENTKISTDLPKKDDIKEIKSLDKPVYITIDIDVLDPAYAPGTGTPEPCGFSTKELITSLYLFEELKDNIVGFDVVEVSPHYDINDITSIAAAKIIRELMLTIS comes from the coding sequence GTGTATTTTGAGGATTTTTCTAAATATATATGTGCCTATTCTGATTTTGAAGATGCGGATTTTGCAATATTTGGAATACCTTATGATGCTACAACATCTTACAAACCTGGAACAAGATTTGGACCTGATGAAATAAGAAAGGCGTCTTGGGGATTGGAAACATATAGTCCTGTCTTAAAAAAGGATTTAACAGACATCGCGTTATGTGATTTATACAATATAATCATTGAAGGAGCTCAGGATGAAATTATTAGGAGGTCATATAGGGCCTCTAAAAATATTATGAAAAAAGGTAAAGTACCTATAATGATGGGAGGGGAGCATTCAATAACTTATCCAGTAGTAAAGGCTGTAAAAGATACATATGAGGATTTTATTTTAATACAATTTGATGCTCATTGTGATTTAAGGGATGAGTATTTGGGTAATAAATATTCTCATGCAAGTGTGATAAGGAGATGTTTCGATTTAACAAATAATATATATCAATTTGGGATAAGAAGCGGAGATAAAGAGGAATGGGAATTTGGAATGGAGAATACAAAAATATCCACAGATTTACCTAAAAAGGATGATATAAAAGAAATTAAATCTTTGGATAAACCTGTGTATATCACAATAGACATCGATGTTTTAGACCCTGCATACGCCCCAGGAACAGGGACTCCTGAACCATGCGGATTTTCTACAAAGGAATTAATAACTTCACTCTATTTATTTGAAGAATTAAAGGATAATATTGTAGGTTTTGATGTTGTAGAAGTATCTCCACATTATGATATAAACGATATTACATCTATTGCTGCGGCAAAGATAATAAGGGAGCTCATGCTGACAATATCATAA
- a CDS encoding DUF2117 domain-containing protein has protein sequence MNDRKNNNQNNTDDNKNSNNKNSSKNINKNNILNIGVVIHGPEIIDTGYAKKILEYLKEFSKEYGLNTDIRAKLGGTMGRVAVIDNNLDNIIDISEKLVPSESLKKLRDNDILILMNYGKSKETGHTFGKIVVGRSGVHKPIIQIERPGEQDGTILIWNNDKNKTNKNLNRLIEYLSKKLNLNIEECISDGLNVWEEDNKVFRKLHGVDIGEAIMINGIVVGKAKGAPLILVSENNKLVDIINGEVKWHGVEKLGEIDLKRAIVKTGVLRRHPSNIKKDNIKNIENNVENNNNIKNKNNMENTENKIIIDKTNLSNIGEIIIVNHAGEDVLEKIKNKKVSAVITIGDDTTTVCGDILARFGIKIIGITDGDRDEILKNPIITRGSNIFLIKNWKDDDVGELLKKELKNKNMNYEEVLSYIIKILDRNKIDYDINKH, from the coding sequence ATGAATGACAGAAAAAATAACAACCAAAACAATACCGACGATAACAAAAACAGCAATAATAAAAATAGCAGTAAAAATATTAATAAAAATAATATCTTAAATATTGGCGTAGTAATCCATGGACCTGAAATAATTGATACGGGATATGCTAAAAAGATTTTAGAATATTTAAAAGAATTTTCAAAGGAATATGGATTAAATACAGATATAAGGGCAAAACTCGGCGGAACAATGGGAAGAGTAGCCGTAATAGATAATAATTTAGATAATATAATAGACATTTCGGAAAAACTTGTCCCATCTGAAAGTTTAAAAAAATTAAGAGATAACGATATTCTAATTTTGATGAACTATGGAAAATCAAAGGAAACTGGGCACACATTTGGAAAAATTGTTGTAGGGAGGTCAGGCGTACATAAACCAATAATTCAAATAGAGAGGCCAGGAGAACAGGATGGAACTATTTTGATATGGAATAACGATAAAAACAAAACTAACAAAAATTTAAATCGGTTAATAGAATACCTTTCAAAAAAACTAAACTTAAATATCGAAGAATGTATAAGCGATGGGTTAAATGTTTGGGAAGAGGATAATAAAGTATTTAGAAAGCTTCATGGGGTTGATATTGGAGAAGCCATAATGATAAATGGAATAGTTGTAGGTAAGGCAAAAGGAGCTCCTTTAATATTGGTGTCAGAAAATAACAAATTGGTAGATATAATAAACGGTGAGGTAAAATGGCATGGAGTTGAGAAACTTGGAGAGATTGATTTAAAAAGAGCCATTGTAAAAACAGGGGTTTTAAGGAGGCATCCATCCAATATCAAAAAAGATAATATAAAAAATATAGAAAATAATGTAGAAAATAACAACAATATAAAAAATAAAAATAATATGGAAAATACAGAAAATAAAATAATAATAGATAAAACCAATTTATCCAACATAGGAGAAATTATCATTGTAAATCATGCAGGCGAGGATGTTTTGGAGAAAATAAAAAATAAAAAAGTTTCTGCTGTAATTACTATTGGAGATGATACAACAACAGTATGTGGTGATATATTAGCAAGATTTGGCATTAAAATAATAGGAATAACAGATGGAGACAGGGATGAAATTTTAAAAAATCCAATAATAACCAGAGGTTCAAATATATTTTTAATAAAAAATTGGAAAGATGATGATGTAGGGGAGTTATTGAAAAAAGAATTAAAAAATAAAAATATGAATTATGAAGAGGTTTTAAGTTATATAATAAAAATATTGGATAGGAATAAAATTGACTATGATATTAACAAACATTAA
- a CDS encoding iron-containing alcohol dehydrogenase: MITIPRYIVIEENGISALYDILSKLNLKNPLVISGKKTKKYAPNFDRIYYSDVNLDDIVSINKLTKDYDAIIGVGGGKSIDIGKYIAYHSKKPFISIPTTASNDGIASPVISLKQPSIMAESPIAIIADITTIEKSPKRLLTAGLGDVVSNITAVLDWDLAHKEIGEEYSESSAIFSKTIAKELIEYVVNEPDDYECNIHEYSKKLVKALIGSGITIAIAGSTRPASGSEHLFSHALDYLKIKYDLKVNSLHGEQCGVGTIISSYIHHIEGNLSKEIIEHIKLSLKKTKAPTTGHELGFDDDVLIEALTIAHKIRNRYTILRNGISKEKAESILKETGVI; this comes from the coding sequence ATGATAACCATACCAAGATATATAGTTATTGAAGAAAATGGGATTAGTGCATTATATGATATACTTTCAAAACTTAATTTAAAGAATCCCCTTGTAATATCTGGCAAAAAAACAAAAAAATATGCTCCCAATTTTGATAGGATATATTATTCAGATGTTAATTTAGATGATATTGTATCCATTAATAAACTTACAAAAGATTATGACGCTATAATTGGTGTTGGCGGTGGAAAATCCATAGATATTGGTAAATACATTGCATATCATTCAAAAAAGCCGTTTATATCCATACCAACTACTGCATCAAATGACGGTATAGCATCACCTGTAATCTCATTAAAACAGCCTTCAATCATGGCAGAATCCCCAATAGCAATAATTGCAGATATAACCACCATAGAAAAATCCCCCAAAAGACTTTTAACTGCGGGATTGGGTGATGTTGTTTCAAATATTACTGCTGTATTGGATTGGGATTTAGCACATAAAGAAATTGGTGAAGAATACAGTGAGAGCTCCGCCATATTTTCAAAAACAATAGCCAAAGAATTAATAGAATATGTGGTAAATGAACCAGATGATTATGAGTGCAATATCCACGAATATTCAAAAAAACTTGTTAAAGCACTTATTGGAAGCGGTATTACCATAGCCATAGCAGGCTCTACAAGACCTGCATCTGGAAGTGAGCATCTCTTTTCCCATGCCCTTGATTACTTAAAAATAAAATATGATTTGAAAGTAAATAGCCTTCATGGAGAGCAGTGCGGAGTAGGAACAATTATTTCATCATATATACACCATATCGAAGGAAATTTAAGTAAAGAAATTATAGAACATATAAAATTATCACTTAAAAAAACAAAAGCTCCAACCACAGGGCATGAGCTCGGTTTTGATGATGATGTATTAATAGAAGCACTGACAATAGCTCATAAAATTAGAAATCGCTATACCATATTGAGAAATGGAATTTCAAAGGAAAAGGCAGAATCAATATTAAAAGAAACAGGAGTTATTTAA
- a CDS encoding DUF362 domain-containing protein, which translates to MTVLDKCVGCGECVPFCPFEAITTYGMAIVDKEKCTECGICVDYCPIDALYLKGNKIKDNNRQ; encoded by the coding sequence ATGACTGTATTGGATAAATGTGTAGGATGTGGAGAATGTGTTCCTTTCTGCCCTTTTGAAGCTATCACCACCTATGGGATGGCTATTGTTGATAAAGAAAAATGCACAGAATGTGGAATTTGTGTGGATTACTGCCCTATTGATGCTTTATATTTAAAAGGTAATAAAATAAAAGATAACAATAGACAATAA
- a CDS encoding geranylgeranyl reductase family protein: MDFEKYDVVIIGGGPVGCITGEHIKNHKVLIVEEHQTIGAPLQCAGLVSKKGVEELGNPKGAVNKIRGAYIHSKNHTVKIGNEEVRAYVFERKVMDKDIAIRASKKVDFLLKAYGRLITDKNNTINEKKNLLNFNRLNFLKRSGNKYGLSINHLRDTYKLYPKVVIGADGARSSIGKSAGIPMNREILSGAQVEVVNVDIDDDFVHVFFDKSYCKDFFMWIIPMGKDRARVGMCDSSNTYNKLLNFINNHPIASEILKNAVPVEFSVGALPIGHLKTTVKNNLMLVGDAAGQVKPLSGGGLYYGAKCAKICGKIVDEFLSNDYNINYLKKYELMWRKSIGNEIDFGLRFRSILKKMDDKKLNMFLEFVIKNNLIEYINEKGDMDNPSTILKDLFKRFLGIN; encoded by the coding sequence ATGGATTTTGAAAAATACGATGTGGTTATAATAGGTGGAGGTCCTGTGGGCTGTATTACTGGGGAACATATAAAAAATCATAAAGTTTTGATTGTTGAGGAACATCAAACAATAGGAGCTCCTTTACAGTGTGCAGGATTGGTGAGTAAAAAAGGTGTGGAAGAGCTCGGTAATCCTAAGGGAGCAGTAAATAAGATAAGGGGAGCATATATTCATTCAAAGAATCACACTGTAAAAATAGGAAATGAAGAAGTTAGGGCTTATGTATTTGAAAGAAAAGTTATGGACAAAGACATAGCAATAAGAGCTTCAAAAAAAGTTGATTTTTTATTAAAAGCCTATGGAAGATTAATAACTGATAAGAATAATACAATAAATGAAAAAAAGAATTTACTAAATTTTAACAGGTTAAATTTTTTAAAGCGTTCAGGGAATAAATATGGATTATCCATTAATCATCTTAGGGATACATATAAACTTTATCCAAAGGTGGTAATTGGTGCAGATGGTGCAAGGTCAAGTATTGGAAAATCCGCAGGTATTCCTATGAATAGAGAAATATTATCCGGAGCTCAGGTTGAGGTGGTTAATGTAGATATCGATGATGATTTTGTCCATGTCTTTTTTGATAAATCCTACTGTAAAGATTTTTTTATGTGGATAATTCCAATGGGAAAAGATAGGGCAAGGGTTGGCATGTGTGATAGCTCAAATACCTATAACAAACTTTTAAATTTTATAAACAATCATCCAATAGCATCTGAAATTTTGAAGAATGCTGTTCCAGTAGAATTTTCAGTCGGAGCTCTTCCAATAGGTCATCTAAAAACGACTGTTAAAAATAATTTAATGCTTGTAGGTGATGCCGCAGGACAGGTAAAACCTTTAAGTGGAGGAGGTCTATATTATGGGGCAAAATGTGCTAAAATCTGTGGAAAAATTGTGGATGAATTTTTATCCAATGATTATAATATAAATTATTTAAAAAAATATGAACTCATGTGGAGAAAAAGTATAGGTAATGAAATTGATTTTGGATTAAGATTTAGAAGCATATTAAAAAAAATGGATGATAAAAAATTAAATATGTTTCTGGAATTTGTAATAAAAAATAATCTTATAGAGTATATAAATGAAAAAGGGGATATGGACAATCCTTCAACCATTTTAAAAGATTTATTTAAAAGATTTTTGGGTATTAATTGA
- the cas6 gene encoding CRISPR-associated endoribonuclease Cas6: MRIKLELRTEKEKLIPFNYQYHLASAIYDVLHNFNPEYSKKLHDYDRYKFFTFSRLDIARRKLNKDNGIITKDGRAYLHISSPDDEFMKNFIDGLFNCYGELDVGGIKFMPYTLTIEKIPEEFNMLKTISPVYLRMGNKENDKIIDILPDDSRFYEYFKNNLINKYERFYGKCDYDFDFEIRAFKKKRVELKGIYHRCSELVFKVEGDYELIKFGYECGFGEKNSMGFGICKV, translated from the coding sequence ATGAGGATAAAGTTAGAGCTCCGAACTGAAAAAGAAAAACTAATTCCATTCAATTATCAGTATCATTTGGCATCTGCGATATATGATGTGCTTCATAATTTTAATCCAGAATATTCTAAGAAACTTCATGATTATGACAGATATAAATTTTTCACATTTTCGAGGTTGGATATAGCAAGAAGAAAGCTAAATAAAGATAACGGGATAATTACAAAAGATGGGCGGGCATATTTACATATATCTTCACCAGATGATGAATTTATGAAAAATTTTATTGATGGATTATTCAATTGCTATGGCGAGCTCGATGTTGGAGGTATTAAATTCATGCCATATACATTAACCATTGAAAAAATTCCTGAGGAATTTAACATGTTAAAAACAATATCTCCTGTATATTTAAGAATGGGAAACAAAGAAAATGATAAAATAATAGATATCCTTCCCGATGATAGTAGGTTTTACGAATACTTTAAAAATAACCTAATAAACAAGTATGAAAGATTCTACGGCAAATGCGATTATGATTTTGATTTTGAAATAAGGGCATTTAAAAAGAAAAGGGTTGAATTAAAAGGTATATATCATAGATGTTCGGAGCTCGTGTTTAAAGTTGAAGGAGACTATGAATTAATTAAGTTTGGTTATGAATGCGGATTTGGTGAGAAAAATTCAATGGGCTTTGGAATATGTAAAGTATAA
- the cas2 gene encoding CRISPR-associated endonuclease Cas2: protein MYVIIVYDVGVERVNKIKKFLRVWLNWVQNSVFEGELTESEYIKVEQGINNIIDKKLDSVIIFKLKDRKFIDRNIIGIDKNIQSDIL from the coding sequence ATGTATGTGATAATCGTTTATGATGTAGGGGTTGAGAGGGTAAATAAAATAAAGAAATTTTTAAGGGTTTGGTTGAATTGGGTTCAAAATAGTGTATTTGAAGGAGAATTAACAGAATCAGAATATATAAAAGTGGAGCAAGGTATTAATAATATAATAGATAAAAAACTTGACAGCGTAATAATATTTAAATTAAAAGATAGAAAATTTATAGATAGAAATATTATAGGGATTGATAAGAATATTCAATCCGATATATTATAA
- the cas1b gene encoding type I-B CRISPR-associated endonuclease Cas1b: MKSNKYITTDGKLVRKENTIYFIDKNGKKTPIPVEKIYAIYSYGAVSYTSKVVELLAKYSVPIHYFNRNGWYVGSFYPKGERFSGNVVVHQSSHYLDKYKRNYIAKKFVEGSAKNIYRNLARYKIDFPIEDIMKRLNNSNNITDIMSVEALMRNEYYGNFDKIINHFQFEKRSRRPPHNELNALISFGNSLLYATVITEIFNTYLHPTISYLHEPSDRRYSLALDIADVFKPLLVDRLIFNLINKKIMQEEHFEKDLNYCLLNEDGKRIFLNYYKKQLENTIKHRKLNRKVSYQRLIRLECYKLQKHILGMEKYEPFIIWW; encoded by the coding sequence ATGAAATCAAATAAATATATTACAACAGATGGAAAACTTGTAAGAAAAGAAAATACCATATATTTTATAGATAAAAATGGGAAAAAAACACCGATTCCCGTTGAAAAAATATATGCTATTTACAGTTATGGTGCAGTTTCATATACTTCAAAGGTTGTCGAACTATTGGCAAAATACAGTGTTCCAATTCATTATTTTAATAGAAATGGTTGGTATGTTGGGAGTTTCTATCCAAAGGGGGAGCGATTTTCTGGAAATGTGGTGGTGCATCAGTCAAGTCATTATTTGGATAAATATAAAAGAAACTACATTGCAAAGAAATTCGTTGAAGGCAGTGCTAAAAATATTTATCGGAATTTAGCAAGATATAAGATTGATTTTCCAATAGAAGACATAATGAAAAGACTAAATAATTCAAATAATATAACCGACATAATGTCTGTTGAGGCTTTGATGAGGAATGAATACTACGGAAATTTTGATAAGATAATAAATCACTTTCAATTTGAAAAAAGAAGCAGAAGACCACCACACAACGAGTTAAACGCCTTAATCAGTTTTGGAAACTCCCTTTTATATGCCACGGTAATTACTGAAATATTCAATACCTATTTGCATCCAACAATATCCTACCTTCACGAGCCTTCGGATAGAAGGTATTCACTTGCTCTTGATATTGCCGATGTTTTTAAACCGTTGTTGGTGGATAGGTTAATATTTAATTTGATAAATAAAAAAATAATGCAAGAAGAGCATTTTGAGAAGGATTTAAATTACTGTCTATTGAATGAAGATGGGAAGAGAATATTTTTAAATTATTATAAAAAACAGCTTGAAAATACCATAAAACATAGAAAACTAAACAGAAAAGTATCTTATCAAAGATTAATAAGGTTGGAATGCTACAAACTTCAAAAACATATTTTAGGAATGGAAAAATACGAACCTTTTATAATTTGGTGGTGA
- the cas4 gene encoding CRISPR-associated protein Cas4, which produces MDLINSFKELKIRGAQINYYFICKTKLYLFSKNIQMEKESDIVELGNIIHRSSYKNERKEVIINSIAIDFIRNSEGILEVHEVKKSDRMKKADIYQLLYYLYYLKKLGIEAIGILNYPSKHKVEKIILTKKDEKELMKIIEDIENIIHQDKPIKPERKSYCKKCAYYEFCFS; this is translated from the coding sequence ATGGACTTAATAAACTCATTTAAGGAATTAAAAATCAGAGGAGCTCAGATAAATTACTACTTCATATGCAAAACAAAACTTTATCTTTTTTCAAAAAATATTCAGATGGAAAAAGAGAGCGACATTGTAGAGCTCGGTAATATTATCCATAGGAGCTCCTACAAAAATGAAAGAAAAGAGGTAATTATCAACAGCATAGCCATAGATTTTATAAGAAATAGTGAGGGGATTTTAGAAGTTCATGAGGTTAAAAAATCCGATAGAATGAAAAAGGCAGATATATATCAGCTTTTATATTATCTGTATTATCTAAAAAAATTAGGTATAGAAGCCATCGGAATTCTAAATTATCCATCAAAACATAAGGTAGAAAAAATAATATTAACTAAAAAGGATGAAAAAGAATTGATGAAAATTATCGAAGATATTGAGAACATAATACACCAAGATAAACCTATAAAACCTGAGAGAAAGAGTTATTGTAAAAAATGTGCCTATTATGAATTTTGTTTTTCATAA
- the cas3 gene encoding type I-D CRISPR-associated helicase Cas3': MEHLNIRISKKSLPLGNKTIDRYNINLHKFQEIFYSDIAELNNVNFIVAPTGAGKTFSFSFPISYAEDNNFFTKPRGLIVVPTNALVKDIEKTFKNLGIKTAILTGNSLIKKGRKRGEELIETTKDNEIIITNPDIINYLLHSGYHRFGHVKNFSDWIEFFNKFDYIIFDEYHLYDEEQLGTILILFLSLWNYFKKIKWFFVSATPEENLIELFKEHSIIPNIVTQPLDNNSDGRIIQGEMNIEFIKISKNIERSLFGYLVTNKRLNYNVKTEIMSSLSKNEKVLIIFNSLRDAMNFKYILKKELKEENVKVWIDTGLQTKEKRDNNNYNQINAADIIITTSKSEVGVNYPVSLCYMDSGMYFRNFMQRIGRVGRGKEKCKIYCTITPRVYNNLTKNIDNVKKYYKINYYDFVDLMKNVFEDREFKKDKIPKFCGAILWSIINSMEEYLYKPSYNRRKILNDLTNKFQYYWVFYYLNKKMKAIKDDIDEDIVDKDVGDNLLKWWKTIKNSFKRFRNDSIIWKVIYDSKKETEYDLMWLLNNAFVKIDKETKTIFIEDFRDKRKNVVVGIDTYSLLEDAMGVTTIGGKNKSEWFKFIYSDYIGDIFMEKFEIWKIHARKYFNDRKFFENLTKNIEMLSPIYSKKRIEIYDLKVNLTEIFDDDIL, encoded by the coding sequence ATGGAGCACTTAAACATTAGGATTTCTAAAAAATCCCTCCCTCTTGGAAATAAAACAATAGATAGATACAACATAAACCTTCACAAGTTTCAAGAAATTTTTTATTCTGATATTGCTGAATTAAACAATGTAAATTTTATAGTAGCTCCCACTGGAGCAGGCAAAACCTTTTCTTTTTCATTTCCAATTAGTTATGCTGAGGATAATAACTTTTTTACAAAACCGAGGGGATTAATCGTAGTACCCACAAATGCCTTGGTAAAGGATATTGAGAAGACTTTTAAAAATTTGGGGATAAAAACAGCAATATTAACTGGAAATTCGTTAATAAAAAAAGGTAGGAAAAGAGGGGAAGAATTAATTGAAACTACAAAAGATAATGAAATTATTATAACAAATCCAGATATAATAAATTACCTATTGCATAGCGGATACCACAGATTTGGGCATGTTAAAAATTTCTCAGATTGGATTGAATTTTTTAATAAATTTGATTATATTATTTTTGATGAATACCATTTATACGACGAGGAACAACTTGGAACAATATTAATTTTATTTTTATCTTTATGGAATTATTTTAAAAAGATAAAATGGTTTTTTGTTTCTGCCACTCCTGAGGAAAACTTAATAGAGCTCTTCAAAGAACATTCCATCATACCAAATATAGTTACACAGCCATTGGATAACAATAGTGATGGAAGAATAATTCAAGGAGAGATGAATATTGAATTTATTAAAATCTCAAAAAATATTGAAAGAAGTTTATTTGGATATTTGGTAACCAATAAAAGGCTAAATTATAATGTAAAAACAGAAATAATGTCTTCATTATCAAAAAATGAAAAGGTTTTGATAATATTCAATTCTTTAAGGGATGCTATGAACTTTAAATATATACTTAAAAAGGAATTAAAGGAAGAAAATGTCAAGGTATGGATAGACACAGGATTACAAACAAAAGAAAAAAGGGACAATAATAATTATAACCAAATAAATGCCGCCGATATTATAATTACAACTTCAAAGTCAGAGGTTGGTGTAAATTATCCTGTGTCATTATGTTATATGGATTCTGGGATGTATTTTAGAAATTTTATGCAGAGGATTGGGAGAGTTGGGAGAGGTAAAGAAAAATGTAAGATATACTGCACCATAACTCCAAGGGTGTATAATAATTTAACAAAAAATATTGATAATGTAAAAAAATATTATAAGATAAATTATTACGATTTTGTGGATTTAATGAAAAATGTCTTTGAAGATAGGGAATTTAAAAAAGACAAAATCCCTAAATTTTGCGGTGCCATATTATGGAGTATTATAAACTCGATGGAGGAGTATTTATATAAACCATCATACAATAGGAGGAAAATTTTAAACGATTTAACTAATAAATTTCAATACTATTGGGTATTTTATTACTTAAATAAAAAGATGAAAGCTATTAAAGATGATATCGATGAAGATATCGTTGATAAAGATGTGGGAGACAATCTATTGAAATGGTGGAAAACCATAAAAAATTCATTTAAAAGATTTAGAAATGACAGCATAATTTGGAAAGTAATCTATGATAGTAAAAAGGAAACAGAATATGATTTAATGTGGTTATTGAATAATGCATTTGTTAAAATAGATAAAGAAACTAAAACTATTTTTATTGAGGATTTTAGGGATAAACGGAAAAATGTAGTTGTTGGTATTGATACATATTCGTTATTAGAAGATGCCATGGGTGTAACTACCATTGGTGGAAAAAATAAATCTGAATGGTTTAAGTTTATATATTCTGATTATATAGGCGACATATTTATGGAAAAATTTGAGATTTGGAAAATTCATGCAAGAAAATATTTTAATGATAGGAAATTTTTTGAGAATTTAACAAAAAATATTGAAATGTTATCACCCATATATTCTAAGAAAAGGATTGAAATATATGATTTAAAAGTTAATTTAACGGAGATATTTGATGATGATATTCTTTAA
- the cas5d gene encoding type I-D CRISPR-associated protein Cas5/Csc1, giving the protein MLKHYKITLLSPLFSYNRTEGGVASTEPFIGDIALDYALNFNLAMKREYTYQMKDKPNYEEIKEFGFFWTIGRPILVEKTPIYARKTSEISDYMVRKNIIEKMGKGLFKNYFHIQGIKGGSIFEASLWINDKSINLPKKIHTKNRNG; this is encoded by the coding sequence ATGCTTAAACACTATAAAATAACTCTCTTATCTCCATTATTTTCATACAATAGGACCGAGGGAGGTGTGGCATCTACTGAGCCATTCATAGGGGATATTGCATTGGATTATGCATTAAATTTCAATTTAGCCATGAAACGAGAATACACCTATCAGATGAAAGATAAACCAAACTACGAAGAAATAAAAGAGTTTGGTTTTTTTTGGACTATTGGACGACCAATATTAGTTGAAAAAACACCAATATATGCTAGAAAGACATCTGAAATTTCCGATTACATGGTTAGAAAAAATATCATTGAGAAGATGGGAAAAGGTCTGTTTAAAAATTATTTTCATATTCAGGGAATTAAAGGGGGCTCGATATTTGAAGCGTCATTATGGATAAATGATAAGTCCATTAATCTTCCAAAAAAAATTCACACTAAGAATAGGAACGGGTAG